In a single window of the Streptomyces cinnabarinus genome:
- a CDS encoding sigma factor-like helix-turn-helix DNA-binding protein, giving the protein MRERLVSQNARRTREFEAFVAGAAGRLLHTATLLTAEAPADNPRARRLLTLALAHTYAGWDRLRGEDPYDHARQHLAGRYARGAWHQYGGLGRARPHPDSPLAVLGPQERLILVLMLYEGVAEQQTAALLGLPVERVRTICDRATATLLHPPRGPAPAVVRARAATP; this is encoded by the coding sequence GTGCGAGAACGGCTTGTGTCCCAAAACGCACGCCGGACCCGGGAGTTCGAGGCGTTCGTCGCGGGCGCCGCGGGCCGGCTGCTGCACACCGCCACCCTGCTCACGGCGGAGGCACCGGCCGACAACCCCCGCGCACGGCGCCTGCTGACGCTCGCCCTCGCCCATACGTACGCGGGCTGGGACCGGCTGCGCGGCGAGGACCCCTATGACCACGCCCGTCAGCATCTGGCCGGACGCTACGCGCGGGGAGCGTGGCACCAGTACGGCGGACTCGGCCGGGCCCGCCCGCACCCCGACAGCCCGCTGGCCGTGCTCGGTCCCCAGGAACGCCTGATCCTCGTGCTCATGCTGTACGAAGGGGTGGCCGAGCAGCAGACGGCGGCCCTGCTCGGACTGCCCGTCGAACGGGTGCGCACGATCTGCGACCGGGCCACCGCGACCCTGCTGCACCCACCGCGCGGCCCCGCACCGGCGGTCGTCCGCGCGAGGGCGGCGACGCCATGA
- the ilvA gene encoding threonine ammonia-lyase, producing the protein MSYRKADLLPPVTLDDVRGAQKMLTGVARMTAMEGSRHLSQLVGAPVHFKCENLQRTGSFKLRGAYVRIAGLLPEERAAGVVAASAGNHAQGVALASALLGVRSTVFMPKGAPLPKISATREYGAEVRLHGQVVDETLAAAEEYAAATGAVFIHPFDHADVIAGQGTVGLEILEQCPEVRTIVVGIGGGGLAAGIAVAVKALRPDVRIVGVQAAGAAAYPPSLAAGHPVSVRNPATMADGIKVGRPGEVPFRIIGELVDKVRTVTEDELSTALLLCLERAKLVVEPAGASPVAALLSEPGAFEGPVVAVLSGGNVDPVLMERVLRHGMAAQGRYLAVRLRLTDRPGALATLLGVLSGVDANVLDVSHVRTDPRLGLTEAEVELHLETKGPAHCAEVGQALREAGYTVID; encoded by the coding sequence ATGAGCTACCGCAAGGCCGACCTGTTGCCGCCGGTCACGCTCGACGACGTGCGCGGCGCCCAGAAGATGCTCACAGGCGTGGCCCGGATGACCGCGATGGAGGGCAGCAGGCACCTGTCCCAGCTGGTGGGCGCCCCGGTGCACTTCAAGTGCGAGAACCTCCAGCGGACCGGTTCGTTCAAGCTGCGCGGTGCCTATGTCCGGATCGCCGGGCTGCTGCCGGAGGAGCGGGCCGCCGGCGTCGTGGCGGCCAGCGCCGGCAACCACGCGCAGGGGGTCGCGCTCGCTTCAGCGCTGCTCGGGGTCCGCTCGACCGTGTTCATGCCGAAGGGCGCCCCGCTGCCGAAGATCAGTGCGACCCGGGAGTACGGCGCCGAGGTGCGCCTGCACGGCCAGGTGGTCGACGAGACGCTGGCCGCCGCCGAGGAGTACGCGGCCGCGACCGGCGCGGTGTTCATCCACCCCTTCGACCACGCCGACGTCATCGCGGGTCAGGGCACGGTCGGCCTGGAGATCCTGGAGCAGTGCCCGGAGGTGCGCACGATCGTCGTCGGGATCGGCGGCGGCGGTCTCGCCGCCGGTATCGCGGTCGCGGTGAAGGCGCTGCGGCCCGATGTGCGGATCGTGGGCGTGCAGGCGGCGGGCGCCGCGGCGTATCCGCCCTCGCTGGCGGCCGGGCATCCGGTGTCGGTGCGGAACCCGGCGACGATGGCGGACGGGATCAAGGTCGGACGGCCCGGCGAGGTGCCGTTCCGGATCATCGGCGAACTGGTGGACAAGGTCCGCACGGTCACCGAGGACGAGCTGTCCACGGCGTTGCTGCTCTGTCTGGAACGGGCCAAGCTGGTCGTGGAGCCGGCCGGGGCGAGCCCGGTCGCGGCGCTGCTGAGCGAGCCCGGCGCCTTCGAGGGCCCGGTGGTCGCGGTGCTCTCCGGCGGCAATGTGGACCCGGTCCTGATGGAGCGGGTGCTGCGGCACGGCATGGCGGCGCAGGGCCGCTACCTGGCCGTACGGCTGCGGCTGACGGACCGGCCGGGCGCCCTCGCCACGCTTCTCGGGGTGTTGTCAGGGGTCGACGCCAATGTCCTCGACGTGAGCCACGTACGGACCGATCCCCGGCTCGGGCTCACCGAGGCGGAGGTCGAGCTGCACCTGGAGACGAAGGGTCCGGCGCACTGCGCCGAGGTCGGGCAGGCCCTGCGCGAGGCCGGTTACACGGTCATCGACTGA
- the msrA gene encoding peptide-methionine (S)-S-oxide reductase MsrA, translated as MAGQTQRAVLAGGCFWGMEELIRRLPGVTSTRVGYTGGDVPNATYRNHGTHAEAIEILYDPEQTDYRALLEFFFQIHDPSTRNRQGNDIGLSYRSAIYYVDDAQKRVAEDTIADVDASGLWPGKVVTEVEPVGPFWEAEPEHQDYLQRYPNGYTCHFPRPGWRLPTRAEG; from the coding sequence ATGGCTGGGCAGACGCAGAGGGCCGTGCTGGCCGGTGGATGTTTCTGGGGGATGGAGGAGCTGATCCGTCGACTCCCCGGTGTGACGTCGACCCGGGTCGGCTACACCGGCGGCGACGTGCCGAACGCGACGTACCGCAACCACGGCACGCACGCCGAGGCCATCGAGATCCTCTACGACCCCGAGCAGACCGATTACCGCGCGCTCCTGGAGTTCTTCTTCCAGATCCACGACCCGAGCACCAGGAACCGGCAGGGCAACGACATCGGGCTCAGCTACCGCTCGGCGATCTACTACGTGGACGACGCGCAGAAGCGGGTCGCCGAGGACACCATCGCCGATGTGGACGCCTCGGGACTGTGGCCCGGCAAGGTCGTCACCGAAGTGGAGCCGGTCGGCCCCTTCTGGGAGGCCGAGCCGGAGCACCAGGACTATCTCCAGCGCTACCCGAACGGCTACACCTGCCACTTCCCGCGCCCGGGCTGGCGACTGCCCACCCGCGCGGAGGGCTGA
- a CDS encoding MarR family winged helix-turn-helix transcriptional regulator: protein MSMDMSTVGDTGLLDTLQHEVAVFARRAEQTRLGGVGQVRNSMDRAAYLLLNRLDKEGPMGVKALAASMGIDSSTVTRQVAPLVDTGLVKRTSHPEDGRAVVLQLSPRGASRLEEVRSSRRQLMAELTHDWAPGEREAFCTLLTRFNTALSTRMAAHGMPGAEPTPAS from the coding sequence ATGTCGATGGACATGTCGACCGTCGGTGACACCGGTCTCCTCGACACCCTCCAGCACGAGGTGGCGGTGTTCGCCCGCCGTGCCGAACAGACCCGGCTCGGCGGGGTGGGGCAGGTGCGCAACTCCATGGACCGCGCCGCCTACCTGCTGCTCAACCGCCTCGACAAGGAAGGCCCCATGGGGGTCAAGGCGCTCGCCGCGAGCATGGGCATCGACTCCTCGACGGTCACCCGGCAGGTGGCTCCGCTCGTCGACACCGGGCTCGTCAAGCGCACCTCGCACCCCGAGGACGGCCGGGCCGTGGTGCTTCAGCTCTCCCCGCGCGGGGCGTCCCGGCTGGAGGAAGTGCGGTCCTCCAGGCGTCAGTTGATGGCCGAGCTGACACACGACTGGGCACCGGGGGAGCGCGAGGCGTTCTGCACGCTCCTCACGCGCTTCAACACCGCGCTGTCCACCCGCATGGCCGCCCACGGCATGCCCGGAGCCGAGCCGACCCCGGCCTCCTGA
- a CDS encoding ABC transporter permease, with product MSAVTDAVPVMAPAHPLVQSVRDSLVVAKRNLIRMSRIPEMIIFGLIQPIMFVVLFSYVFGGSMNIGGTTDPQVYREFLMAGIFAQTVTFATAGAGAGIADDMHKGLIDRFRSLPMARGAVLTGRTLADLVQTALTLFVLAIVALLVGWRTHTSFGEVLGAFGLLLLLGYAFTWVGALIGLSVRTPEAATSGGLIWLFPVTFISNAFVDSSRMTPWLQHVADWNPFSATVQACRELFGNPGVSTSDAWPMQHPVWASLIYSVVIVVVFRTLAVRKYRSASA from the coding sequence GTGAGCGCCGTCACCGACGCCGTGCCGGTCATGGCCCCGGCCCATCCGCTGGTCCAGTCCGTGCGGGACTCCCTGGTCGTGGCCAAGCGGAATCTGATCCGTATGTCCAGGATCCCCGAGATGATCATCTTCGGGCTGATCCAGCCGATCATGTTCGTGGTGCTGTTCAGCTATGTCTTCGGCGGCTCCATGAACATCGGCGGCACCACCGACCCCCAGGTCTACCGCGAGTTCCTGATGGCCGGCATCTTCGCGCAGACCGTCACCTTCGCCACCGCGGGCGCCGGAGCGGGCATCGCCGACGACATGCACAAGGGGCTCATCGACCGCTTCCGCTCCCTGCCCATGGCCCGCGGCGCGGTACTCACCGGGCGGACCCTGGCCGATCTGGTGCAGACCGCGCTGACCCTGTTCGTGCTGGCGATAGTCGCCCTGCTGGTCGGCTGGCGCACCCACACCAGCTTCGGCGAGGTGCTCGGCGCCTTCGGCCTGCTGCTTCTGCTCGGCTACGCCTTCACCTGGGTCGGCGCGCTGATCGGCCTGTCCGTGCGGACCCCCGAGGCGGCCACCTCGGGCGGACTGATCTGGCTGTTCCCGGTCACGTTCATCTCCAACGCGTTCGTGGACTCCAGCCGGATGACCCCCTGGCTCCAGCACGTCGCCGACTGGAACCCCTTCAGCGCCACGGTCCAGGCCTGCCGGGAGCTCTTCGGCAACCCCGGGGTCTCCACCTCCGACGCCTGGCCCATGCAGCACCCGGTGTGGGCGTCGCTGATCTACTCGGTCGTGATCGTCGTGGTGTTCCGCACCCTGGCGGTCCGCAAGTACCGCTCGGCCTCGGCGTGA
- a CDS encoding ATP-binding cassette domain-containing protein, translating into MPGAIHAEGLVKTFGDVRALDGVDLDVPEGTVLGLLGPNGAGKTTTVRCLTTLLRPDSGKAVVAGVDVLKHPDTVRRSIGLSGQFAAVDEYLTGRENLQMVGQLYQMRAKAAKFRAQELLEQFDLADAADRPAKTYSGGMRRRLDLAAALVVSPPVMFMDEPTTGLDPRNRQLLWEVIKKLVSGGTTLLLTTQYLEEADHLAHDIAVVDHGRVIAQGTSDQLKARTGGERVEVVVHEREHMGTAAEVLSGFGKGETTVEEHMRMLTVPVSGGAKLLAEVIRELDTRGIEIDDIGLRRPTLDDVFLSLTGHMAEEKDAETDKETVK; encoded by the coding sequence ATGCCAGGCGCCATCCATGCCGAAGGTCTGGTGAAGACCTTCGGCGACGTAAGGGCACTGGACGGTGTCGACCTCGATGTGCCCGAGGGCACCGTCCTGGGCCTGCTCGGGCCGAACGGCGCGGGCAAGACCACCACCGTCCGCTGTCTGACGACCCTGCTGCGCCCCGACAGCGGCAAGGCCGTCGTCGCCGGGGTCGACGTGCTCAAGCACCCCGACACCGTGCGCCGTTCCATCGGTCTTTCCGGCCAGTTCGCGGCGGTCGACGAGTACCTCACCGGCCGCGAGAACCTCCAGATGGTCGGCCAGCTCTACCAGATGAGAGCGAAGGCCGCGAAGTTCCGCGCGCAGGAGCTGCTGGAGCAGTTCGACCTCGCCGACGCCGCCGACCGCCCGGCCAAGACCTACTCCGGCGGAATGCGCCGCCGCCTCGACCTCGCCGCGGCCCTGGTGGTCTCGCCGCCCGTGATGTTCATGGACGAGCCGACGACCGGCCTCGACCCGCGCAACCGGCAGCTGCTGTGGGAGGTCATCAAGAAGCTCGTCTCCGGCGGGACGACGCTGCTGCTGACCACGCAGTATCTGGAGGAGGCCGATCACCTCGCCCATGACATCGCGGTGGTGGACCACGGCCGTGTCATCGCCCAGGGCACCTCCGACCAGCTCAAGGCCCGCACCGGCGGCGAGCGCGTGGAGGTCGTGGTGCACGAGCGCGAGCACATGGGGACGGCCGCGGAGGTGCTCAGCGGCTTCGGCAAGGGCGAGACCACCGTCGAGGAGCACATGCGCATGCTCACCGTCCCGGTGAGCGGCGGCGCCAAGCTGCTCGCCGAGGTCATCCGTGAGCTGGACACCCGCGGTATCGAGATCGACGACATCGGCCTGCGCCGCCCCACCCTCGACGACGTCTTCCTCTCCCTGACGGGACACATGGCCGAGGAGAAGGACGCCGAGACCGACAAGGAGACAGTCAAGTGA
- a CDS encoding cystathionine gamma-synthase yields the protein MSDRHISQHFETLAIHAGNTADPLTGAVVPPIYQVSTYKQDGVGGLRGGYEYSRSANPTRTALEENLAALEGGRRGLAFASGLAAEDCLLRTLLSPGDHVVIPNDAYGGTFRLFAKVVARWGVEWSVADTSDPAAVRAAITPKTKAVWVETPSNPLLGITDIAAVAQIARDAGAKLVVDNTFATPYLQQPLSLGADVVVHSLTKYMGGHSDVVGGALIVSDEGLGEELAFHQNAMGAVAGPFDSWLVLRGTKTLSVRMDRHSENATKVADMLSRHARVTKVLYPGLPEHPGHEVAAKQMKAFGGMVSFQVAGGEEAAVEVCNRAKVFTLGESLGGVESLIEHPGRMTHASAAGSALEVPADLVRLSVGIENVEDLLEDLQQALG from the coding sequence ATGAGCGACAGGCACATCAGTCAGCACTTCGAGACGCTCGCCATCCACGCGGGCAACACGGCGGACCCCCTCACCGGTGCGGTCGTCCCGCCCATCTACCAGGTCTCGACCTACAAGCAGGACGGCGTCGGCGGCCTGCGCGGCGGCTACGAGTACAGCCGTAGCGCCAACCCCACCAGGACCGCCCTGGAGGAGAACCTCGCCGCCCTGGAGGGCGGACGTCGAGGGCTCGCGTTCGCGTCCGGTCTCGCGGCCGAGGACTGCCTGCTGCGTACGCTGCTCAGCCCCGGCGACCACGTGGTCATCCCGAACGACGCGTACGGCGGCACCTTCCGGCTCTTCGCGAAGGTCGTCGCCCGCTGGGGTGTGGAGTGGTCGGTCGCCGACACCAGCGACCCCGCCGCGGTCCGGGCCGCCATCACCCCCAAGACCAAGGCCGTGTGGGTGGAGACCCCCTCCAACCCGCTGCTCGGCATCACCGACATCGCGGCGGTCGCCCAGATCGCCCGGGACGCGGGCGCGAAGCTCGTCGTCGACAACACCTTCGCCACGCCCTACCTCCAGCAGCCGCTCTCGCTCGGTGCCGATGTCGTGGTCCACTCGCTGACCAAGTACATGGGCGGCCACTCCGACGTCGTCGGCGGCGCGCTGATCGTGAGCGACGAGGGCCTCGGCGAGGAGCTGGCCTTCCACCAGAACGCGATGGGCGCGGTCGCCGGGCCCTTCGACTCCTGGCTGGTGCTGCGCGGCACCAAGACGCTGTCGGTGCGCATGGACCGGCACAGCGAGAACGCCACCAAGGTCGCCGACATGCTCTCCCGGCACGCGCGCGTGACGAAGGTGCTCTACCCGGGGTTGCCCGAGCACCCCGGCCACGAGGTCGCCGCCAAGCAGATGAAGGCGTTCGGCGGCATGGTCTCCTTCCAGGTGGCGGGCGGCGAGGAGGCGGCCGTCGAGGTCTGCAACCGCGCCAAGGTGTTCACGCTCGGCGAGTCCCTCGGTGGTGTCGAGTCGCTGATCGAGCACCCGGGCCGGATGACGCACGCCTCGGCCGCCGGTTCGGCCCTTGAGGTGCCGGCCGATCTCGTCCGCCTCTCCGTGGGCATCGAGAACGTGGAGGACCTGCTGGAGGACCTTCAGCAGGCGCTCGGCTGA